A window of the Gemmatirosa kalamazoonensis genome harbors these coding sequences:
- a CDS encoding kelch repeat-containing protein, producing MLIALTVACADPTAPTRPHAFPETGPRHSTATASSSAFAFLPPISPAATAPSTLDSDARPTVDVCVAGTDGGCGTVVASFTFGSGERDVRLDAASQQYIANWKTKQCVQGPCTLSTDPAYRIRVRTAARGEIGSIDVRLIDGSAKATGGAGVATFQNGSTVPIKFWIAKTTSTWAMRAASPASGGQRVSAVYVGEDNAVFALYSIPYETSPFTVWRFDLTTDAWRAIPADGLPDGLQTRQLVHDPTRHELLTFEEGLGPVWALPETGGTWHRLSPWPWASAYNGPVAFWHPGVQRLAFFGGYGFFTWHNDLWSYDRSNATWIQLAQSSLRPMPRFGDAAGIDETGGALFLGGGQGYPTGSQFDGALTPNDLWRLDFATNAWTQVLPNDPTREATFIGAALDVVPEANAVYRFGGLAPLPPNRNGSVWEVHPDLSSARNVLERLDLATPLSGWRPVTARGAAPSARWSGGLFYDPPRHRLLVVGGSTTAGAVLDVYSIGLP from the coding sequence ATGCTGATTGCTCTGACCGTCGCGTGCGCGGATCCGACCGCGCCTACCCGGCCACACGCGTTTCCCGAGACCGGACCCCGTCACTCGACGGCCACGGCGTCGAGTAGCGCATTCGCCTTCCTGCCGCCGATCTCCCCGGCCGCCACGGCTCCGTCAACGCTCGATTCCGACGCCCGCCCTACGGTGGACGTCTGCGTCGCCGGCACCGACGGAGGCTGCGGCACCGTCGTGGCAAGCTTCACGTTCGGCAGCGGCGAGCGTGACGTGCGTCTCGACGCCGCGAGCCAGCAGTACATCGCGAACTGGAAGACGAAGCAATGCGTGCAGGGCCCCTGCACCCTCAGCACGGATCCGGCTTACCGGATCCGCGTGCGGACGGCGGCGCGAGGCGAGATCGGCTCCATCGACGTGCGACTAATCGATGGAAGCGCGAAGGCGACGGGGGGCGCCGGTGTGGCCACGTTTCAGAATGGCAGCACCGTGCCGATCAAGTTCTGGATCGCGAAGACAACGTCGACGTGGGCTATGCGTGCGGCGAGTCCGGCCAGCGGTGGGCAGCGGGTGTCTGCGGTATACGTCGGCGAGGACAACGCGGTCTTCGCCTTGTACTCCATCCCGTACGAGACGAGTCCGTTCACGGTGTGGCGATTCGACCTGACGACGGACGCCTGGAGGGCGATTCCGGCCGATGGGCTGCCCGATGGCTTACAGACACGGCAGCTCGTCCACGACCCGACGCGCCACGAACTGCTGACGTTCGAGGAGGGTCTCGGACCCGTATGGGCGCTGCCGGAGACGGGCGGGACGTGGCACCGGCTCTCGCCTTGGCCCTGGGCCTCCGCGTACAACGGTCCTGTGGCGTTCTGGCACCCCGGTGTTCAGCGGCTCGCCTTCTTCGGCGGCTATGGCTTCTTCACGTGGCACAATGATCTCTGGTCGTACGACCGCTCCAATGCGACATGGATCCAGCTCGCGCAGAGTTCCCTCCGCCCGATGCCGCGGTTCGGGGACGCGGCGGGGATCGACGAGACGGGTGGGGCCCTATTTCTCGGGGGCGGTCAAGGCTATCCGACCGGTAGCCAGTTCGACGGCGCGCTGACGCCTAACGACCTATGGCGTCTGGACTTCGCGACGAACGCGTGGACACAGGTGCTGCCGAACGACCCGACTCGCGAGGCGACCTTCATCGGCGCCGCGCTCGACGTGGTCCCCGAGGCGAACGCAGTCTACCGGTTCGGCGGGCTCGCCCCGCTCCCACCTAACAGGAACGGCAGCGTGTGGGAGGTGCATCCCGATCTCTCCTCGGCACGCAATGTCCTCGAACGACTCGATCTCGCAACACCGCTGAGCGGGTGGCGTCCCGTGACCGCGCGGGGCGCGGCGCCGTCGGCGCGGTGGTCGGGTGGCCTGTTCTACGACCCGCCGCGTCACCGGTTGCTGGTCGTCGGCGGGTCGACGACCGCGGGGGCGGTCCTCGACGTGTACAGCATCGGACTGCCCTGA
- a CDS encoding AAA family ATPase, with protein sequence MPDGGGAAFLAPELVGREREFARLLGAWTEARRRGLVRVHVTGPPGIGKSRLLAEVRQRWRAVGVTALLVRCHPGSRRIPGVLLSDVVTALAHLPGSLGVSPACAASLVELAPALAETYRGAPRGDGGSATGALGADAERRWLQALEQLVRAVTEERPIALVLDDVHWADDVSSRVILGSLERLAACRVLLATTARDGTAAAWAPSDLDGERAVENAAEGVDAPAVHNVPLAPLGIADVDALVRSIGALPVAGWPEVLLPSLASSTRGVPLVLLELLALLVERELLALTDEGWRLGRASRPLESACALLEAHAGPGARVAGLDSSALRVLAALAVVGAPLDAETVGAGVGCDAGTAEARLVALARRGLVRLTDDGHWEPAHDEIRDAVLARLPDDEVRPMARSLGMHYAACAAAAGDAATPLARAAAAFVLAGADEPLARVFMRWLLLCRRQGDRRPDADLARELLGDAASAQRVNTLLAARPIADRFGLRSRRAAAGMLAAMLVVAVGVAAGQLVAVRAADAQARRARKPTRLALIAQPFTWKVGFPMTPVPIAEVQDASGEPVLTAGDSVRVDVTGAQAIVAGNTAPVVRGRGTFDRAVLAQLGAGQMSLRFTYPGVPPLVVPIVSGGTEYSVLSLTLVGASVNGQVLTPRQRVARVQAGDSIALVLDLRYTSPFPAANVVMGAAPSWGDPAKSFVRLASLVTPARAFALHTQTTLHAPNETGRYHVVVAFGAEENVAYLLSGTNWTVGRAIWHDGNDVADWNETQRDEADRSGSAPAIMLERRGGPIATGVAVPIRSRDMLRHRIRVPATTLTIDVLPRR encoded by the coding sequence ATGCCCGATGGTGGTGGAGCGGCATTTCTCGCTCCAGAGCTTGTCGGCCGTGAACGTGAGTTCGCGCGACTACTCGGCGCGTGGACCGAGGCCCGCCGCCGCGGCCTCGTGCGCGTTCACGTCACGGGCCCTCCGGGGATCGGCAAGAGCCGTCTCCTCGCCGAGGTGCGCCAGCGGTGGCGCGCCGTCGGCGTCACGGCGCTGCTTGTCCGCTGTCATCCCGGCTCCCGTCGGATCCCGGGCGTGCTGTTGTCCGACGTCGTGACGGCGCTCGCTCACCTCCCGGGATCGCTCGGCGTGTCGCCCGCGTGCGCCGCGTCCCTGGTGGAGCTCGCGCCGGCGCTCGCCGAGACGTATCGCGGGGCACCCAGAGGGGACGGCGGCTCCGCGACCGGCGCGTTAGGCGCCGACGCCGAGCGGCGATGGCTCCAGGCACTCGAGCAACTCGTGCGGGCGGTGACGGAGGAGCGCCCCATCGCGCTCGTGCTCGACGACGTCCACTGGGCGGACGACGTCTCGTCGCGCGTGATACTCGGCTCCCTCGAGCGGCTCGCCGCGTGTCGTGTGCTGCTGGCCACCACGGCGCGGGACGGGACGGCGGCCGCGTGGGCGCCTTCGGATCTCGATGGCGAGCGTGCCGTCGAGAACGCGGCCGAAGGCGTGGACGCCCCGGCCGTGCACAACGTGCCGCTCGCTCCGTTAGGCATCGCGGACGTCGACGCGCTTGTGCGGAGCATCGGTGCGCTACCCGTCGCCGGGTGGCCGGAGGTGCTGCTCCCGTCGCTCGCCTCGTCCACACGCGGTGTACCGCTGGTTCTGCTCGAGCTCCTGGCGTTGCTGGTCGAGCGGGAGCTGCTCGCGTTGACGGACGAGGGATGGCGGCTCGGTCGAGCCTCGCGGCCGCTCGAATCGGCGTGCGCGCTACTGGAGGCGCACGCGGGACCTGGTGCGCGCGTGGCCGGCCTCGACTCCAGCGCGCTGCGTGTGCTGGCCGCTCTCGCTGTCGTCGGGGCACCGCTCGACGCGGAGACCGTCGGAGCGGGCGTCGGTTGTGACGCCGGGACGGCGGAGGCGAGGCTCGTCGCGCTCGCACGGCGCGGGCTCGTGCGCCTAACGGACGACGGTCATTGGGAACCGGCGCACGACGAGATCCGGGACGCGGTGCTCGCGCGACTGCCGGACGACGAGGTCCGCCCGATGGCCCGGTCGCTCGGTATGCACTACGCGGCGTGCGCGGCGGCGGCCGGTGACGCGGCGACGCCGCTCGCGCGGGCTGCGGCCGCGTTCGTGCTCGCCGGCGCGGACGAGCCGCTGGCGAGGGTGTTCATGCGCTGGCTCCTGCTGTGCCGCCGGCAGGGCGACCGCCGGCCGGACGCGGATCTCGCGCGCGAGCTACTCGGCGACGCGGCGTCCGCGCAGCGCGTGAACACGCTGCTCGCTGCCCGGCCGATCGCGGACCGCTTCGGCCTCCGGTCCCGGCGCGCGGCGGCGGGCATGCTCGCCGCCATGCTGGTCGTCGCCGTGGGCGTCGCAGCGGGCCAGCTCGTCGCCGTGCGCGCGGCCGACGCCCAGGCACGTCGGGCGCGCAAGCCTACGCGCCTCGCGTTGATCGCCCAACCGTTCACGTGGAAGGTCGGCTTCCCCATGACGCCGGTGCCGATCGCGGAGGTACAGGACGCATCCGGGGAACCGGTCCTGACGGCCGGAGACTCCGTGCGTGTGGACGTGACCGGCGCGCAAGCGATCGTCGCGGGGAACACGGCGCCGGTGGTGCGTGGACGGGGCACGTTCGATCGTGCCGTGCTTGCGCAGCTCGGTGCCGGCCAGATGTCGCTCCGATTCACCTATCCCGGCGTACCGCCGCTGGTGGTGCCCATCGTGAGCGGAGGGACCGAATACTCCGTTCTCAGCCTGACTCTCGTCGGTGCCAGCGTGAACGGTCAGGTCCTCACGCCGCGCCAGCGTGTAGCCCGAGTGCAGGCCGGCGACTCCATCGCCCTCGTGCTCGACCTCCGCTACACCAGTCCGTTCCCCGCGGCGAACGTCGTGATGGGCGCCGCGCCGTCGTGGGGCGACCCGGCGAAGAGCTTCGTGCGGCTCGCTTCGTTGGTCACGCCGGCGCGCGCCTTCGCGCTCCACACGCAGACGACCCTACATGCGCCTAACGAAACGGGGCGTTACCACGTGGTGGTGGCGTTCGGGGCCGAGGAGAACGTGGCGTACTTGCTCTCGGGGACGAACTGGACCGTCGGCCGCGCCATCTGGCACGACGGCAATGACGTCGCCGACTGGAACGAGACCCAGCGCGACGAGGCGGACCGGAGCGGCTCGGCGCCCGCCATCATGCTCGAGCGTCGCGGCGGACCGATCGCGACGGGTGTCGCAGTGCCCATCCGGTCGCGCGACATGCTTCGGCATCGGATCCGCGTCCCTGCCACGACGCTGACGATCGACGTGCTACCGCGTCGTTGA